One part of the Prunus persica cultivar Lovell chromosome G5, Prunus_persica_NCBIv2, whole genome shotgun sequence genome encodes these proteins:
- the LOC109949302 gene encoding uncharacterized protein LOC109949302, whose product MGDRNISQQPSAAAAALLTSGQDVQVSALMMVSRQHEVLQNICEIDKSLRELCERKEMEKSLAALFAQQTQLIDLTKSMSEQLRSLETSRPETTAIPNSTSLPMDLEPASMTLN is encoded by the exons ATGGGGGATCGGAATATATCTCAACAACCTTCTGCCGCCGCCGCCGCTCTGCTCACCTCTGGTCAAGATGTTCAGGTCTCTGCCTTGATGATGGTTTCACGCCAACATGAGGTCCTGCAAAATATATGTGAGATCGATAAATCTTTGCGCGAACTGTGCGAGAGAAAGGAGATGGAGAAATCTCTAGCCGCGCTTTTTGCCCAGCAAACCCAACTGATCGATTTGACGAAATCAATGTCAGAGCAGCTTCGTTCACTAGAAACCAGTCGACCCGAAACGACGGCGATTCCAAATTCCACAAG CTTGCCCATGGATTTAGAGCCGGCATCAATGACGTTAAATTAG
- the LOC18776710 gene encoding uncharacterized protein LOC18776710 isoform X3: protein MDGKVACVECTQKCLLDHGNKKKASPDVASFFKVMIGDRFSKLLFLPPKFAPTVSALVNQKAVLEDSLGLQWEVIISRINGSLSLKQGWNAFSLDHDLKIGEFLIFNYITSSHFIVKIYDKSGCEKLNFPEAINQKKRTRDNRKYTFKAGPSHTIDRSSMNKRDSRTSVVHGSDADIGHHLHEMNDTGKDLIVTESARDNSNERSKLNPKEAYIEEMICMLDRDVGDKQEEDRTYIFDLSDFEMLKKNSGTGGSHEVTAMDETCTDHDDSLLRLRNGAGPVDKNPVAKGAVTTAIPMDETCSDHDDSLLRLINEAGSVDKSPVAKEAVTAAIPSDASKFDGSQINNSSETKVQNTASPSHEGLCICKTSWHLFPKAALKPEENENISNISNTAINKCLTADGSESLSGNEVVISGKEHDFIDDSCQSANKKISEISESFDKTMKAIKIESVELTSDPCSQKIIPQINGVANEVANTHDL from the exons ATGGATGGCAAGGTAGCTTGTGTAGAATGCACTCAGAAGTGTTTGCTGGATCATGGGAACAAGAAGAAAGCCTCACCTGATGTTGCCTCTTTTTTCAAAGTCATGATTGGAGATCGGTTTTCTAAACTTTTG TTCTTGCCTCCTAAATTTGCTCCTACTGTGTCAGCATTGGTTAATCAAAAAGCTGTTCTTGAAGATTCACTGGGGCTGCAATGGGAAGTTATAATATCCAGAATTAATGGCTCCCTTTCTCTTAAACAAGGATGGAATGCATTTTCATTAGACCATGATCTAAAGATTGGAGAATTTCTGATCTTCAATTACATCACAAGTTCACattttattgttaaaatttaTGACAAATCTGGGTGTGAGAAACTCAACTTTCCCGAGGCCATAAATCAGAAGAAAAGGACAAGGGATAACAGAAAGTATACCTTCAAAGCTGGTCCGAGTCACACAATTGATAGAAGTTCAATGAACAAACGGGATTCAAGAACCTCTGTTGTGCATGGCTCAGATGCAGATATAGGTCACCACCTGCACGAGATGAATGACACGGGGAAAGATCTAATTGTCACAGAATCAGCCCGTGATAATAGTAATGAAAGGTCAAAGCTCAATCCCAAAGAAGCATACATTGAAGAAATGATCTGTATGCTCGATAGAGACGTGGGGGACAAACAAGAAGAGGACAGAACCTATATTTTTGATTTGTCTGATTTTGAAATGTTGAAAAAGAACTCTGGCACTGGTGGAAGCCATGAAGTAACTGCAATGGATGAAACATGCACAGATCATGATGATTCATTACTAAGATTGAGAAATGGAGCTGGCCCAGTTGACaaaaatccagtggctaaagGAGCAGTGACTACAGCAATTCCTATGGATGAAACATGCTCAGATCATGATGATTCATTGCTAAGATTGATAAATGAGGCTGGCTCAGTTGATAAAAGTCCAGTGGCTAAAGAAGCTGTGACTGCAGCAATTCCTTCGGATGCATCCAAGTTTGATGGGAGTCAGATAAATAACTCTTCTGAAACCAAAGTCCAAAATACAGCATCACCTTCTCATGAAGGTTTATGTATCTGCAAGACCTCTTGGCATCTCTTCCCAAAAGCTGCTTTAAAACCTGAAGAAAATGAGAACATCTCTAATATTTCAAACACAGCAATAAATAAATGCCTGACTGCTGATGGATCAG AATCATTATCGGGCAATGAGGTGGTAATCTCCGGAAAGGAACATGATTTCATCGATGACAGTTGCCAAAGtgctaacaaaaaaatttctgaaatttcAGAGTCCTTTG ATAAAACGATGAAGGCCATTAAAATAGAGTCTGTGGAGTTGACTTCAGATCCGTGCAGTCAGAAAATCATTCCACAAATAAATG
- the LOC18776394 gene encoding GDSL esterase/lipase At3g48460: MASSSVTYFSWKNTLIAITTICILSSSSCSASSATTKVNPRPRPFKKIYAFGDSFTDTGNTRSATGPSGFGHVSNPPYGTTFFHRPTNRYSDGRLVIDFIAESLSLPYLKPYRSIMSNATDAAHGVNFAVAGSTAIEHQFFVKNNLSLAITPQSIQTQLLWFDKFLESQGCKVAGAACKAAAFDDTLFWVGEIGVNDYAYTIGSSIPGDTIQQLGISRVTSFLQALLKKGAKYVVVQGLPLSGCLPLAMTLAPEDDRDGIGCVKSANNQTYSHNLVLQAKLQQLRTQFPHAVITYADYWNAYFTVMKNPNQYGFKESFKACCGTGDPYNFEVFAVCGTPSASACPSPSQYINWDGVHLTEAMYKVLTDMFLNGKATHPPFSYLLDMKLRHG; the protein is encoded by the exons ATGGCTTCTTCTTCAGTCACATATTTCTCTTGGAAAAACACCCTCATTGCCATCACCACCATCTGCAtcctctcctcttcttcttgttctgcCTCTTCTGCCACAACCAAAGTAAACCCAAGACCAAGACCCTTCAAGAAAATCTATGCCTTTGGTGATTCATTCACAGACACAGGCAACACAAGATCTGCCACAGGCCCTAGTGGTTTTGGCCATGTCTCAAACCCTCCATATGGCACCACTTTCTTTCACCGCCCTACCAACCGCTACTCCGACGGGCGGTTAGTGATCGATTTCATAGCTGAGTCACTGTCCTTGCCTTACTTGAAACCTTACCGTTCCATAATGAGCAATGCTACAGATGCTGCTCATGGGGTTAACTTCGCTGTTGCTGGCTCTACAGCCATAGAGCACCAGTTCTTTGTCAAGAACAACCTGAGCCTTGCAATCACTCCTCAGTCTATCCAAACCCAGCTCCTCTGGTTTGACAAGTTCTTGGAAAGCCAGGGCTGCAAAGTGGCTGGAGCAGCATGCAAAGCAGCAGCTTTTGATGATACACTTTTCTGGGTTGGTGAAATTGGGGTCAATGATTATGCTTATACCATTGGATCTAGTATACCAGGTGATACCATTCAACAGCTTGGGATCAGTAGAGTTACTAGTTTTCTGCAG GCATTGTTAAAGAAGGGTGCAAAGTATGTTGTTGTGCAAGGCCTGCCACTCTCAGGGTGCTTGCCGTTGGCCATGACCTTAGCTCCTGAAGACGATAGAGACGGTATAGGATGTGTGAAGAGTGCAAACAACCAAACCTATAGCCATAACCTTGTCCTCCAAGCCAAGTTGCAACAACTCAGGACACAGTTTCCCCATGCTGTCATCACCTATGCTGATTACTGGAATGCCTATTTCACAGTCATGAAGAATCCAAACCAGTATGGTTTCAAGGAGAGCTTCAAGGCCTGCTGTGGGACAGGTGACCCCTACAACTTCGAGGTGTTTGCCGTGTGTGGCACACCGTCTGCTAGTGCCTGTCCAAGCCCTTCCCAATACATAAACTGGGATGGAGTTCATCTCACTGAAGCCATGTACAAGGTACTTACTGATATGTTCCTCAATGGCAAGGCCACTCACCCTCCCTTCAGTTACTTGTTGGACATGAAACTGCGTCATGGATGA
- the LOC18777295 gene encoding RING-H2 finger protein ATL47, protein MLDYYEQLAASPYNDSLKVLEADIQHANMLAASIPRRKSGTVLQMKLVYNHLAPIFLFLLQWIDCSSSCLLSSYLNLFHIIVYKVRTDGRSNISSCGRKATVSEFYNVILPSLQRLHGDSLEMDITQEEALEMAVRKRYEDKIKLSDVDLERENECGICLEPCTKMVLPNCCHAMCINCYRDWNTRSESCPFCRGSIKRVNSGDLWVLTCGSDVVDTQTVLKEDMLRFYLFINSLPKDLPDALFLMYYEYLI, encoded by the exons ATGTTGGATTATTACGAGCAGCTTGCTGCTAGTCCTTACAATGATTCTCTTAAGGTTCTTGAGGCTGATATTCAGCATGCCAATATGCT GGCAGCTTCCATCCCCAGACGCAAGAGTGGTACGGTTCTTCAAATGAAATTGGTTTACAATCACTTGGCACCCATTTTCCTGTTTTTGCTTCAATGGATTGATTGCTCCTCTTCATGTTTACTTTCAAGTTACTTAAATCTTTTCCACATAATTGTATATAAG GTGCGCACAGATGGGAGGTCAAATATCTCTTCATGTGGAAGGAAAGCTACCGTCAGCGAATTCTACA ATGTTATATTACCATCCCTTCAGCGTCTCCATGGTGATTCATTGGAGATGGATATCACCCAAGAGGAAGCTCTAGAGATGGCTGTTAGGAAGAGATATGAGGATAAGATAAAGCTTTCAGATGTAGActtggagagagaaaatgagtGTGGCATCTGCTTGGAGCCTTGTACCAAAATGGTTTTGCCAAACTGTTGCCATGCCATGTGCATTAATTGCTACCGCGATTG GAACACAAGATCGGAATCTTGCCCGTTCTGCCGGGGAAGTATAAAGAGAGTGAATTCAGGGGACTTGTGGGTTCTGACATGCGGCAGTGATGTGGTTGACACTCAAACTGTGTTGAAGGAGGATATGTTGCGGTTCTATCTTTTTATTAACAGCCTGCCAAAAGATCTCCCGGATGCTCTATTCTTAATGTATTATGAGTACTTAATTTGA
- the LOC18776097 gene encoding probable phosphopantothenoylcysteine decarboxylase has product MSGSEPESPEMEPIQANPALRRPRILLAASGSVAAIKFGNLCHSFSEWAEVKAVATRASLHFIDRTSLPKDVILYTDEDEWSSWNKMGDSVLHIELRRWADILVIAPLSANTLGKIAGGLCDNLLTCVVRAWDYSKPFFVAPAMNTLMWKNPFTERHIMSIDELGVSLIPPVTKRLACGDYGNGAMAEPSLIYSTVRLFFESRVQQGGSVV; this is encoded by the exons ATGTCTGGCTCTGAACCTGAGAGTCCAGAAATGGAGCCAATACAAGCCAATCCTGCTCTGAGGAGGCCTCGGATTCTACTTGCTGCTAGCGGGAGTGTAGCGGCCATAAAGTTTGGCAACCTCTGCCATAGTTTTTCTGAATGGGCAGAAGTAAAAGCAGTTGCCACAAGAGCATCCTTGCATTTCATTGATAGGACATCACTTCCCAAGGATGTAATCCTGTACACCGATGAGGATGAGTGGTCCAGTTGGAACAAAATGGGTGATAGTGTGCTTCACATTGAGCTCCGCCGTTGGGCTGATATCTTGGTTATTGCCCCACTGTCAGCAAACACACTAGGCAAG ATTGCTGGGGGATTGTGTGACAATCTACTCACCTGTGTTGTACGAGCATGGGACTACAGCAAGCCTTTCTTTGTTGCACCAGCCATGAACACGTTGATGTGGAAGAATCCCTTCACGGAGCGACATATCATGTCAATTGATGAACTTGGAGTGTCGCTCATCCCGCCTGTCACAAAGAGGCTGGCTTGTGGGGATTACGGAAATGGAGCAATGGCTGAACCTTCTTTGATTTATTCTACTGTAAGACTCTTTTTCGAGTCTCGAGTTCAACAAGGTGGCAGTGTTGTTTAG